The Maylandia zebra isolate NMK-2024a linkage group LG7, Mzebra_GT3a, whole genome shotgun sequence genome contains a region encoding:
- the LOC112430006 gene encoding G2/M phase-specific E3 ubiquitin-protein ligase, with amino-acid sequence MFIKFNDDAGSFEDGLDTGGPRREFLTLLMGSLRNRPIFDGPPESRYLVYNSRAARQDEYFLAGKMIAVSIVHGGPAPHFLSKNLVNHITGNQSFSATVEDVQDEEITKVLHQVLKAESEESLHNLILQNSTIFQTAGCLRNVKPCEKQAFVEEYLRWYILERNQSVIQRFKDGLESLNFLSALQKHSSVLAPLLCFSAKALTASELESMFRPDLSPAGSNKRHKEVLTLGFWADYLLHCEEKATAVCLEDLMMFATGLTAVPPAGMTPPPCIQFLSDSPFPVANTCANTLKLPICDSYGIFKANMDFGIQNAPGFGCS; translated from the exons ATGTTCATCAAGTTTAATGATGATGCTGGCAGCTTTGAAGACGGTTTGGATACAGGTGGCCCGAGGCGTGAATTCCTCACACTTCTTATGGGCAGTCTGAGAAATCGCCCCATCTTTGATGGACCTCCAGAGAGCCGTTATCTTGTATATAATTCAAGAG CTGCCAGGCAAGATGAGTACTTTTTAGCAGGAAAGATGATCGCTGTATCCATTGTGCATGGGGGACCAGCACCACATTTCCTCTCCAAGAACCTGGTCAACCACATCACAGGGAATCAGAGTTTCAGCGCCACTGTAGAAGATGTCCAAGATGAGGAGATCACAAAAGTTCTACATCAG gtcCTGAAAGCTGAATCAGAGGAGTCTTTGCACAATCTTATTTTGCAAAACAGCACAATCTTCCAAACTGCTGGATGCCTCAGAAATGTCAAGCCTTGTGAGAAACAAGCATTTGTGGAGGAATACCTCAGATGGTACATCCTTGAAAGAAACCAAAGTGTCATACAACG ATTTAAAGATGGACTGGAAAGTCTGAATTTTTTAAGTGCACTGCAAAAACATTCCAGTGTGCTGGCCCCACTCCTATGCTTCTCTGCAAAGGCCCTGACTGCTTCAGAACTGGAGAGCATGTTCAGACCAGATCTCAGCCCAGCAGGAAGCAACAAGCGGCATAAGGAGGTCCTAACACTTGGCTTTTGGGCAGATTATCTCCTTCATTGTGAAG AGAAGGCAACAGCAGTGTGTCTGGAAGATTTGATGATGTTTGCCACAGGGCTGACGGCAGTTCCACCGGCAGGAATGACACCACCACCATGCATCCAGTTTTTAAGTGATTCGCCTTTTCCAGTTGCAAACACCTGTGCAAATACTCTGAAGCTACCCATCTGTGACTCATATGGCATCTTTAAGGCCAACATGGACTTTGGAATTCAAAATGCTCCAGGATTTGGATGTTCTTAA